In Pseudomonas sp. ADAK2, the genomic window CGCCGCCAATGTGTTTGCCGAAACGATCGCCGAACACGGCCCGGACAGCGTGGCGTTCTACATCTCCGGGCAGTTACTGACCGAGGACTACTACGTCTTCAACAAACTGGCGCGGGCGCTGGTCGGCACCAACAACATCGACAGTAATTCACGGCTGTGCATGTCTTCGGCCGTGGTCGGCTACAAACGCAGCCTCGGCGCCGATGCACCGCCGTGCAGCTACGAAGACCTGGAGTTGAGCGACTGCGTGATGATCGTCGGCAGTAACATGGCCTACGCCCACCCAGTCCTGTTCCGACGCCTGGAAGAGGCCAAATCCCGCCGTCCACAGATGAAAGTCATCGTCATCGACCCACGTCGTACCGACACCTGCGATTTGGCTGACCTGCACCTGGCGATTCTACCGGGTACCGATGTCGCGTTGTTCCATGGGATTTTGCACTTGCTGTTGTGGGAAGACTGGGTCGATCGCGACTTCATCAACGCCCACACCGAAGGCCTGGCGGAGCTGAAAAACCTGGTACGTGATTACACCCCGCAAATGGTTTCGCAGCTGTGCGGAATTGGCATCGAGCAGCTGCAGCAATGTGCCGAATGGGTCGGCACTTCACCGAGTTTTCTGTCGCTGTGGTGCATGGGGCTGAACCAGTCCACCGCCGGCAGCGCGAAGAACAGCGCACTGATCAATCTGCATTTGGCCACCGGGCAAATCGGCCGTCCCGGTGCAGGACCTTTCTCCCTGACCGGTCAGCCGAATGCCATGGGCGGGCGGGAAACCGGCAGCTTGTCGAACCTGCTGCCCGGCCATCGCGAAGCCGCCAATGCCGAACATCGTGCCGAAGTGGCGGCGTACTGGGGGGTTGAACAACTGCCCGAAACCACCGGGCTTACGGCTATCGAACTGTTCGAACAGGTGCGCAGCGGCCAGATCAAGGCGCTGTGGATCGCCTGCACCAACCCGGCGCAATCCTTGCCGGATCAGACTGCCGTGCGCGCCGCGCTGGAGGCCTGTCCGTTCGTGGTCTTGCAGGAAGCCTTCCGTACCACCGAAACCGCGGCGTTCGCTGATCTGCTGCTGCCTGCCGCGAGCTGGGGGGAGAAGGACGGCACGGTGACCAACTCCGAACGGCGAATTTCCCACGTTCGCCAGGCCATTCGCGCACCCGGTGAAGCGCGGTCGGATTGGGCGATTACGCTGGATTTCGCACAACGCCTGGAGAAACGCCTGCGCCCTGCGCATCCCGGCCTTTTTGCCTTTGATACGGCAGCCAAGGTTTTCGACGAATACAAGCAACTGACCCAGGGCCGGGACCTGGACCTTTCCGGCATCAGCCACGCCCTGCTGGATCGGCTCGGCCCGCAGCAATGGCCCTTCCCCACCGGTGCCAGCGAAGGCACGGCGCGGCTGTACCTGGATGGGGTGTTCCCGACCGCCAGCGGGCGTGCGCAGTTTGTCGCCGACCCGTACCGCGCCGCCAAGGAACAGCGCGATGCCCGTTTCCCGCTGACCTTGATCACCGGTCGCCTGCGTGATCAATGGCACGGCATGAGCCGCACCGGCACCGCCGCGCAATTGTTCGGCCATGTCAGTGAAGCCGTATTGAGCCTGCACCCGGATGAACTGCGCCGGCATCGGTTGCAACCCGGCGATCTGGTCAGCCTGAAAAGCCGTCGCGGCGCGGTGATTGTGGCCGTCGGCAGCGACGATAGCGTGCGTCCGGGTCAGGCCTTTCTGCCCATGCACTGGGGTGATCGTTTTCTCAAGGGTGGCGTCAATGCCATCACCCAACCGGCATTCGACCCGTTGTCGAAACAGCCGGAGCTGAAACACAGCGGCGTACGCCTGGAATCGGTGCACCTGCCCTGGCACCTTTTCGCCTTGATCGAGGGCGATGTTCAACAACATTTCGAGACGCTACGCCCCCTTTGCGAAGCGTTTTCCTACGTCAGCCTCAGCCTGGCAGGCCGTGAACGCCCGGCGCTGCTGATACGCGCTGCCAGCGCCACGCCGCCCGACGCGCAATTGCTACGTGATATCGATCAATGCCTGGGGCTTAACGATGGGCCTGTTCTGGCCTACGACGACCCGCGACGCTCTATCGGCAAACGGGTACGCATCGAGAACGGCCGGATCACCGCGATTCGCCTGGCGGGCGAAACCCTTGCCCAGCATTGGCTGCAAAGCCTGTGGCTCGAAGGTCGGGCCGATGAACAACTGCGGCGCTGGCTGCTGGCGCCCTTGAGTGCGCCACCGGGCAACGTCGACGCGCCGGCCAACGGCAACAAAACCCTGTGCAACTGCAAAAACGTCAGCCAAAGCGCAGTCTGCGCCGGCATCAGCCGTGGCCTGGACTTGCAGGGCCTGAAACAAGAACTGGGCTGTGGCACGCAATGTGGCTCCTGCGTCCCGGAAATCAAGCGTTTGCTGGCCGCCACCGCGCAGCCGGTCGCCGTTATCTCGTGAGGAAAATTCGATGAGCGCAAAAGTCTGGCTGGTGGGTGCGGGTCCCGGCGACCCTGAATTACTGACGCTCAAAGCGGTTCGAGCCTTGAGGGAAGCGGATGTGGTGCTGATCGATGACCTGGTCAACGAAGCGGTACTGGAGCATTGCCCACGTGCGCGGATCATTGCCGTTGGCAAGCGCGGCGGCTGTCGTTCGACGCCTCAGGCCTTCATCCATCGGTTGATGCTGCGCTATGCCCGCCACGGCAAGTGTGTGGTGCGACTCAAGGGCGGCGATCCGTGCATTTTTGGTCGTGGCGGCGAAGAAGCGCAGTGGCTGCGCGAGCGCGGGGTTGAGGTCGAACTGGTCAATGGCATCACCGCCGGGCTGGCTGGGGCGACGCAATGCGATATTCCCTTGACCCTGCGTGGCGTGGCACGCGGCGTGACGCTGGTCACCGCCCATACGCAGGACGATAGCAGCCTGAACTGGCAAGCCCTGGCCCAGGGTGGCACGACGTTGGTGGTTTACATGGGCGTGGCGAAGCTGAGTGAGATCCGCGAGCAACTGCTGGCCGGGGGCATGGCGGCGGATACGCCGGTGGCGATGATCGAAAACGCCTCACTGCCGCAGCAGCGTGAATGTCGGAGTGTGCTGGCAGCCATGGAGGAAGATGCCTGCAGCTTTGAGCTCAAGAGCCCAGCGATTCTGGTGATCGGTGCGGTGGCGGCCAGTGCCGCGTCCACCCTGTCGGAGCGTGCCTTGCCCGCGATGACGGCCGATCAAACAGCCTGAATCTCTCTGACACAACTCCGCTTCATCAAATCGCAGACAAAGAAAAGCCCGGCCTAAGCCGGGCTTTTCAGAGCTGCGAGCTAATTACTTAGCTTGAGCTTCAACCTGCGCTTCTACGCGACGGTTTACAGCGCGACCAGCTTCAGTTTTGTTGTCAGCAACTGGGCGGGATTCGCCGTAGCCAACAGACTGAACGCGAGTCGATTCAACACCGTACTGGTTGGTCAGAACTTGCTTAACGGCGTTTGCACGACGCTCGGACAGTTTCTGGTTGTAAGCGTCAGGACCGACGGAGTCAGTGTGACCTTCAACAGTAGTGGTGGTGGATGGGTACTGTTTCATGAAATCAGCGAGGTTTTTGATGTCGCCGTAGCTGTTAGGCTTGACTACCGACTTGTCGAAGTCGAATTTCACGTCCAGCTCAACACGAACAACTTCAGCAACTGCTGGGCAGCCATCAGCGTCAACAGTTACGTTGGCTGGGGTGTCCGGGCACTTGTCAACGTTGTCGCAAACGCCATCGTTGTCGCTGTCGGAGCAGACTTCAGCTGGTGCTGGAACTGGAGCAGCAGCAGGCTTGGAGCCGCCACCGAAGTTCACACCGATACCGACGCTTGGAGCCCACTCGGTGTCGCCCTGGTCGATGTTGTACTGAGCTTCAACGCCAGCACGGGCGTAGAAGTTCTCGGTGAAGTACAGCTTGGCACCGCCGCCAACGTTGGCGAAGGTGGAACGGTTACGACCGTTGCTGCCATTCTGGTCGATGCTCTGGTCCGAGAAACCGGCAGAGACGTAAGGACGCAGCATGTCACCTGGGTTGTTGAAGTGGTACAGAGCGTCCAGAGCGGTGTTGGCGCCCTTGATGTTCTTGCCGTCGTCGGAACGAACGTTGTGCACTTCGTCGTAGCCCAGACGCAGTTCAACGTCGTCGGTCAGGAAGTAACCAACCGAACCACCGAAGAGGTTGCCGTTGTTCTTGAAGTTACGAGCGCTGTCGAATTGTTCTTTCTTAGCGAAGCCTTCGATTTCAACTGCGCCTTGGCCTTGTGCCAGAGCGCCGAACGAAGTGGCAGCAATAAGAGAACCAATGGCAAAGCCCAAGGTGTTTTTCAGTTTCATCCGTTAAATCCCCATCTGGTGATTGTGAAGCAGTCCCGCAAACCGGGGGACAACTCGGCGGCAAGTCTATCAGAACTTGCCTACACGTAAGAGATATTTGCGCTGAACTAAGTTTCAGCAACGCCTGCAAATTTCTCACGCAATTTATCTAGAGCACGTTTGTAACGCATTTTTGTCGCACTCAAACCCATGTGCATGATGTCTGCGATCTCCTGAAACTCCAGCTCTGCGACAAATCGTAGCACCAGAATTTCTCGGTCGATCGGGTTCACATACACCAGCCAGCGATCAAGTCCACCCTTATCCTCGGGTCTCGGCGCCTTTTCTTCAGACGCTTCCTCGAGGGGGTCCAGACTCAAAGCGTCCATCAAGCGACGCTTTCGCCGTTCTTTCCGATACTGCGTGATGCATTCGTTGTACGTGATGCTATAGAGCCACGTCTTGAACTTCGATTTCCCCTCGAAGTTCTTCAGGCCGTACAGCACCTTCAACATCACTTCCTGACAGACATCATCTGCATCGCGATCGTTCCCAAGATACCGTGCACAGACGTTAAATAATGTTCGTTGGTAACGCCGCATCAGTTCTTCATAGGCGCGTGTTACGTGAAACAGCTCGGTATGCGAGCGCGCGACCAACTCCTCATCAGAGAGCTCGCGGGGGTCGTAGCGCGTGGAGAGCGATTGAGCTTTATTCAAAACAAGTCGGGCCGACAGTCAGGTCAATGTCCGCCGCAGCCCTTACTGGGCATTTCGCGGCGGCATACATTAGCAGGGTTTGCCGGGTTAGCGGCTACTCACATGCTGCTCCAGGAGGATCCGATTGGAGAGAGAGACTAGCTCACCCTCGTCGGTCAGCAATGTGGTTTTAACCGTGCCGATCTCTTCGATCTGGCCTTCGACCTCGCCAACACGCACTTGTTGCCCAACCTGATACAACTCACGCACATAGATTCCCGCAAGAATCTGACCGGCAATTTCCCGGCTTCCCAAGCCCATGGCCAGCGCAACCGCCAGACCAACGGTAATCAATACGATCACGATCACATGGTTGAGCAGGTCAGTCTTGACCTCCAACTGGCTGATCGCAACCGAGAGGCTGATGATAATCACCAGGCCCTGGGCAATACGCCCCAGGCCCGACGCGTAATCCAGCCCTACTCCCTCTGCCGCTCCGCGCACCAGCCCATTGGCCAATTGCGCCAGCAACACACCCACCAGCAACACCAGCGCGGCGCCAAATACTTTCGGCAAATACAGCGCAAGCATATCAAGCGTAGCTGAAACTCGCTCAAGTCCAAGGGATTCTGCGGCAGAAACCAGGAAAATGAGTAAAACAAACCAATAAACAATCTTGCCGATCAGGGTTGAAATGGGCACCTGAAGGCCGGCACGGGACAGCAACTTGGTCAAACCGGTACCGCCCATCAGGCGATCAAGGCCCAATTTGGCAAGCAATTTGGACAACAACGTGTCCAGCAGCTTGGCCACAACAAAACCCAGCAGTAGGACAACCAGCGCCCCGAATAGGTTCGGAATGAAATTCGCAACCTTGGTCCACAACGCAGTCATTGCAGTGACGAGGCTCTGAGTCCAGAGATCAAGTTCCATATTCAATCAGCCTTATCAGCAGTGCGAACGGTAGGTTTACGGTGGCGGGAGACCGGCGCGACATGGGCCGATCCATTGTTCAAGGCAATCATCAGCGCGGGCAGCCAGCGGCCCAGCAGGCTGAACAGATCGCCAGCGCCGACCTGGCGGTTGGCGGTTTTCAGGACACGGCCAAGGCACGCATCGTCGTCCCGAGTGGACGGAGATGCCTTGAGCATGTCACGCAAAGACTGTTCAAACGGATCGTGCATACGCACCTCTCGTGATGTCTGTGAAAGACGCGATCAAATTTGGTCGGGTCACATGGCTCATGGTCAGACCCAGCGCAAACGTCGGAATAACCACCACTGCCCGAACGCCACCGAAACCATTATCAGGCACGCAATCAGGAAGCCATATGGGCTGGCGGAGAACGGAATCCCGCCGACATTAATACCCAAAAGACCGGCCAGAAAACTCATCGGCAAAAAGATCCCGGTGATGATCCCGAAGCGGTACATCGTGCGATTCATGCGCACGCTCAAACGCCGGTCTTCGGCCTCCAGGACTAGCCCCACCCGCTCCCGGGTCAATTCCAGCTCCTCGAGATAGCGGGTCAGGCTGTTGTTCAATTCGTTCCAGTAATCGCCGTCATCTTCGACAAACCACGGCAGTTTTATCCGCGTCAGTTGCCCGAAGATTTCCCGCTGCGGGGCCAGGAATCGTTTCAGCCCGGCCGCCCGTCGACGGATCTGCAAAATGGACCCATGCTCGGGTGTATACCGTTCGTCGGCATCCAGTTTTTCTTCTTCCTCATCGACCACTTCCGAGAGGCAGGTGACCAGATCCTGCACCTTGTTGGTGAGGTACTGAGCCATATAAAGGATGAGTTCGGAGGCGGTTTTCGGGCCTTTGCCTTCCGCAAGCTGCACCAGCAACTCATCGGTGGCGCGCAACGGACGCAAACGCAGGGAAATCACCCGCTGGGCCGAGGCGAAGATCCGCACCGAGACCATGTCTTCCGGCTCCGCACCAGGGTTCAGGTTCACCCCGCGCAAAAATAGCAGCAGTTCGCTGTCGGAAAGCTGTAGAAGACGCGGACGGGTGTTTTCTTCCAGCAGCAGGTCGCAGCTGAATTCACTCAGGCCGCTGGATTTACGCAGCCAGGTCTGGGTTTGCGGGTGACTGCGATCCCAATGCAGCCACAGGCTCTCATGGGCCTGCAGCTGCAATTCGTCGAGTTCAGTCCGGGCTATCGAACGCGCACCGCCTTTTCCATCCAGCACCAGGGCATGCACCAGCCCCCACTGCGCGTTTTCTTCCTCGAACATCCTCACCCCATGCTTGCCACGAAAATTCGCACCGACGCTTTATTCAGGCATCTTCAGCGGGCTTGGCGAGATGATCACGCCGTTGTTGTCCGCATAGATGTAGTGGCCGGGATGGAACGTCACGCCAGCAAAGGTCACCGGAACGTTAATGTCGCCGAGCCCGCGTCTGTCGGATTTTTTTGGGTGGCTAGCGAGTGCCTGTACGCCCAGATCAGTCTGCGCAAGGATATCGACATCGCGGATGCAACCGTAGATCACCAGCCCTGCCCAACCGTTTTTCGAGGCTTTCTCGGCCAGCATGTCACCCAGCAACGCATGACGCAGGGAACCGCCACCGTCGACCACCAGCACCTTGCCATCCCCCTTGAGTTCGACCTGCTCCTTGACCCGCGAGTTGTCTTCGAAGCACTTGATGGTCACGATTTCGCCGCCGAAGGAATCACGGCCGCCGAAATTGCTGAACATCGGTTCCAGCACCTGCACCAGCTCCGGATAGGCGTCGCACAGGTCGGGCGTAACGTAATGGTTCATCGAGAAACTCCTGTAAAGAGGAAGACAATCGAGGATGTCGCAAAGTGACCAGAAAAGCTCAATGCGTCATATCTTAGCCGCAAGCCGACCGGAGCGAAATGCCCTTGTTAGAGCATTGGCCTCAGACCGCCGTGGCCAAATCCGGCTTTTCGCCCAACAGCGGCGTTTGTTGATCCGCCAGCCAGCGCGCGACCAAGGGCCAGACTTCAGCCTGGGCGGCTTTGCTGATCAGCATTTCAACGTGGCCGAAATTGTCGGTAAAACCCTGCTCGCGTCCCAGATTGATGAATTGCTTGTGCTCGGAGCCGAGCTGATCGAACAGCTTGCGACAGGCCCAGGTCGGATCCTGATGGTCGCCGGCCGCGCTCACGGCCAACACCGGTAACTCAACTTCGGCCAAACCGGCCCACCAGTCCTTGTCGGTATCGCCAAAGCGCCCGAACAGGCCATACCAGCGCATGCTTTCCAGGGCCAGGCCAATCGGCTCGTCCTCCGGGCCGCGCTTGAGCCGTGAACCGGACAGCTGGGCAAAACGCTTGAGAATGAAGCGCCCGCTCCACTCCACCGGCGGAATCTTCAACGGCCAGTAGGTGCGGCTGACCTGGGTGCCGAAAAACGCCGCCGAGGCCACCACCGGTTCGCCGATGTACTGTCCGCCCAACGCGGCAGCCAAAGTAATGCCGCCCAGAGAATGACCGATCCAGTGCGGGACCTGGCCACTTTGCTCGCGCACGAATGCACCGATGGCCGGCAGGTCATAACGGGCGTAATCGGAAACGCGGTTTTTGCGGTAGTCCTGATTGCGCTGGGACAAGCCGTGACCGCGCATCTCCGGAATCCATACATCGAATCCCTGGCGCGTCAGATAGGCGCCCAACCCCAGGCCTTTCGGGGAAAACCAGAACCGGCGATTGGAAAAGCTGCCGTGCAGCAAAATCACCGGAACGCCGCGCGTGTCCGGGCCATCCGCCATGCCCAGGCGTGTCACCGCCAGCTCGACGGTGCCGTCGGGGCTGTTGCCGGGTTTCAATCGATACACGTCTTCGCTCAGATCGCCGCGCCGCTCGGCGCTGATCAGGGCGACAGGAAATAGGTTGCTGCTGCTTTGCATAATGCTCTTGCACAAAAAAGGGCGGCATCCGGGGAGCCCGCCCTACTCAAATCTAAAAGCCCCGGCCACTTGACCGAGGCTTCATTCACATCAAGCCTGCGCTTGGCCTTCAGCCAGGAAGAACCAGGTTTCCAGCACGGAATCGGGGTTCAGCGAAACGCTTTCGATGCCCTGCTCCATCAGCCATTTGGCCAGGTCCGGGTGGTCCGAAGGACCCTGACCGCAGATGCCGATGTACTTGCCAGCCTTGTTACAGGCCTGGATGGCATTGGCCAGCAACTTCTTGACCGCCGGATTACGCTCGTCGAACAAGTGGGCGATGATCCCGGAGTCACGGTCCAGGCCCAGGGTCAGCTGGGTCAGATCGTTGGAACCGATGGAGAAGCCGTCGAAGAACTCCAGGAACTCTTCAGCGAGGATCGCGTTGGACGGCAGTTCGCACATCATGATGATGCGCAGGCCGTTCTCGCCACGGGCCAGACCGTTTTCAGCCAGCAGGTCGATCACCTGGCTCGCTTCACCCAGGGTGCGGACGAACGGCACCATGATTTCAACGTTGGTCAGGCCCATCTCGTTGCGCACGCGCTTGAGGGCGCGGCATTCAAGCTCAAAGCAATCGCGGAACGCTTCGCTGATGTAACGCGACGCACCACGGAAGCCCAGCATCGGATTCTCTTCTTCCGGCTCGTAGAGCTTGCCGCCGATCAGGTTCGCGTATTCGTTGGACTTGAAGTCCGACAGACGCACGATGACCTTTTTCGGAGTAAACGCTGCAGCCAGGGTGCTGATGCCTTCAACCAGTTTGTCGACGTAGAAGCCGACCGGATCGTCGTAGCCGGCAATGCGCTTGTCGACGCTGTCCTTGATGTCTTGCGGCAGGCCGTCGTAGTTCAACAGCGCTTTCGGGTGAACACCGATCATGCGGTTGATGATGAATTCCAGGCGGGCCAGGCCCACACCGGCGTTCGGCAGTTGCGCGAAGTCGAAGGCGCGGTCCGGATTGCCGACGTTCATCATGATCTTGAACGGCAGATCAGGCATGGCGTCCACAGAGTTTTTCTTGATGTCGAAGCCCAGTTCGCCTTCGAAAATGTAGCCGGTGTCGCCTTCGGCGCAGGAAACGGTCACGCCCTGGCCGTCTTTCAACAGCTGGGTGGCGTTGCCGCAACCGACCACGGCCGGGATCCCCAGCTCGCGAGCGATGATCGCCGCGTGGCAGGTACGACCGCCACGGTTGGTGACGATGGCGCTGGCGCGCTTCATGACCGGTTCCCAGTCCGGGTCAGTCATGTCGGACACCAGAACGTCGCCTGGCTGGACTTTGTCCATCTCGGACACGTCCTTGATGATGCGGACCTTGCCGGCGCCGATGCGCTGGCCGATGGCGCGACCTTCAACCAGCACGGTGCCGGTTTCTTTCAGCAGGTAACGTTCCATGACGTTGGCCTGGGTGCGGCTCTTCACGGTTTCAGGACGGGCCTGAACGATGTAGAGCTTGCCGTCGTCGCCGTCTTTAGCCCACTCGATGTCCATCGGGCACTTGTAGTGCTTCTCGATGATCATCGCTTGCTTGGCCAGCTCGCTGACTTCGGCGTCGGTCAGGCAGAAACGGGCGCGATCAGCCTTGTCGACGTCGATGGTTTTGACCGACTTGCCGGCCGTGGCCACTTCGCCGTAGATCATCTTGATCGCTTTGCTGCCGAGGTTGCGGCGCAGGATTGCCGGACGACCGGCTTCAAGGGTTTGTTTGTGGACGTAGAATTCGTCCGGGTTCACCGCGCCCTGGACAACGGTTTCGCCAAGGCCGTAGGCGCCGGTGATGAACACCACGTCACGGAAGCCCGATTCGGTATCGAGGGTGAACATCACGCCGGCGGTGCCGGTTTCGGAGCGGACCATGCGCTGCACGCCGGCCGACAGGGCCACCAGCTTGTGGTCGAAGCCCTGGTGCACGCGGTAGGAAATGGCGCGGTCGTTGAAGAGGGAGGCAAACACCTCTTTGGCGGCGCGAATGACGTTTTCGACACCACGGATGTTCAGGAAGGTTTCCTGCTGACCGGCGAAGGAAGCGTCCGGCAGGTCTTCGGCGGTAGCGGAAGAACGCACGGCCACGGCCATGTCAGGGTTGCCGGCCGACAGCGTGGCGAACGCGGTGCGGATCTCGGCGTTAAGTTTTTCGGGGAATTCGGCTTCCATGATCCATTTGCGGATCTGGGCGCCGGTCTTGGCCAGGGCGTTGACATCGTCGACGTCCAGGGCGTCGAGCGCGGCATGGATCTGATCGTTCAGGCCGCTCAGTTCCAGAAAATCACGATAAGCCTGAGCTGTCGTGGCGAAGCCACCGGGCACCGATACACCGGCACCTGCAAGGTTACTGATCATCTCGCCCAGGGATGCGTTCTTGCCCCCTACGTGCTCTACATCATGGACGCCGAGCTTATCGAGGGAAACTACGTACTCTACCAAGGTGATCTCTCCACTAACTGTGTTGGAAAAGCTCAGAAGCCGGCGGCTCGGGGGAGCGTTTGCCGACTGTATGGCCTGGACCTGGAAAATAAGTGAGAATGCGGGCCACTGGCGGCCGGCAAATCGCGCCTATCATATCCAAGATTCGTTATTAGCTTAAGGCCCAAGGTGCAAATGAAACGATCTGCTTTCTTCATCTCCGATGGCACCGGCATCACTGCCGAAACCCTGGGTCAAAGCCTCTTGGCGCAGTTCGAAAACATTACCTTCAGCAAATTCACCCGTCCGTACATCGACAACGTCGATAAAGCGCGGGCCATGGTACAACAAATCAACAAGGCCGCCGAAACCGACGGCTTTCGGCCGATCATCTTCGACACCATCGTCAATCAGGACATCCGTGAGATCCTCGCAACGTCCAATGGTTTCATGATCGACATTTTCTCGACCTTCCTGGCGCCGCTTGAACAGGAACTGACCGAGCATTCTTCCTACACCGTCGGCAAGTCCCACTCCATTGGCAGCAACACCAATTACATGGAGCGGATCGAGGCGGTGAACTTCGCCCTCGACAACGATGACGGTGCGCGCACGCATTATTACGACAAGGCCGACCTGATCCTAGTAGGCGTGTCGCGTTGTGGTAAGACGCCGACGTGCCTGTACATGGCGATGCAATTCGGCATCCGCGCGGCCAACTACCCGTTGACCGAAGACGACATGGAGCGCCTGACCCTGCCGGCCGCCCTGCGCGCCCATCAGCACAAGCTGTTCGGCCTGACCATCGACCCGGACCGCCTCACCGCGATCCGCAACGAGCGCAAGCCCAACAGCCGCTATTCGAGCTATGCCCAGTGCGAGTTCGAGGTGCGCGAGGTGGAGAATCTGTTCCGCCGGGAGAACATCCCGCACATCAATTCCACGCACTTTTCCGTGGAAGAGATTTCGGCGAAGATCCTCGTGGAGAAAGGGGTGGAGCGGCGGTTCAAGTAGCTCTTCAGCGCCTGTGATGACGCCTGCGCGGGCAAGCCTCGCTCCTACAGATTTTGTGTCGTTCGCGGCATGCGGGATCGACATATCCCTGTAGGAGCAAGGCTTGCCCGCGATGAACGATTACACGGACTGCCTCAACGCCCCCGCCAGTGCTTCAAACCCTTGCAACAACAACCCATCGTCCCCCGCCGAATGACACACACTCGCCCGAATAAACTGCGGCACCGCGCCATGCCCCACCGCAAATGCCTCGGCGGTGGCCACCAGATAGTTATTCTCCTTGAGCTCCGCCGCAATCTGCGACGCCCGCCACGGCTCGGGCACTTCGATCCAGAAGTGCGGGCTATCGGGATGAGTCTTGTAGCTGACTTCTTCTAACGTTCCGCTGACCAACCGCTTGCGGCGACTGATTTCGGTTATCTGCTGCCCCAATAACTGTTTGGCGATACCGTTTTCAATCCACGCCGTCGCCAGCTCCATCGACAGCGGGCTTGCCATCCAGCACGTCCCGCGCACCGCTGCACTCAATCTTCCGATCAACGGCAGCGGTGCGTGCAGATAACCAACGCGCAAACCGGCGGAAACCGCCTTGCTCAGGCTGCCGATCAACACCGAGCGCTCCGTGGCGAAATGGCTCAACGGCAAGGGGCGTTGTTGAGCCAGAACCGCATGGGCTTCGTCTTCGATGATCAGCAGGTTGTGCTGGCGACAAATCTCGGCAATCGCCTCGCGCCGTCGGACCGACATCACCGCCGCCGTAGGATTCTGGATCGTCGGCGTGCAGTACAGCGCTGAGACCCGATGATGCTGGCAAACGTCCGACAGCGCTTCGGGCAACAGTCCTTCGTCATCCATGGCGACACCGATCAGCTTTATCCCAAGCATGCGTGCGACGCTGATCAGTCCCGGGTAGGTCAAATGCTCGGTCACCAGCGTATCGCCAGGCTTGAGCAGCGCCATCAATACGCAGAGCAAGCCGT contains:
- a CDS encoding aminotransferase-like domain-containing protein, producing the protein MTVKVSIATVSILRERLAHGRGVKYRRLAEALEKSIGDGLIEPGSKLPPHRLLADSLGVTIGTISRAYGELERVGLVVARVGDGTYVRQRGMERPRDAGFRNVSDEPQPYFDMSRNQPIPGQEAAFLSQSLLGLASDPNTLQLLSGYTADCGVPRHRAAGAHWLRHLEFVPSAEQVICVNGGQHGLLCVLMALLKPGDTLVTEHLTYPGLISVARMLGIKLIGVAMDDEGLLPEALSDVCQHHRVSALYCTPTIQNPTAAVMSVRRREAIAEICRQHNLLIIEDEAHAVLAQQRPLPLSHFATERSVLIGSLSKAVSAGLRVGYLHAPLPLIGRLSAAVRGTCWMASPLSMELATAWIENGIAKQLLGQQITEISRRKRLVSGTLEEVSYKTHPDSPHFWIEVPEPWRASQIAAELKENNYLVATAEAFAVGHGAVPQFIRASVCHSAGDDGLLLQGFEALAGALRQSV
- a CDS encoding alpha/beta fold hydrolase — translated: MQSSSNLFPVALISAERRGDLSEDVYRLKPGNSPDGTVELAVTRLGMADGPDTRGVPVILLHGSFSNRRFWFSPKGLGLGAYLTRQGFDVWIPEMRGHGLSQRNQDYRKNRVSDYARYDLPAIGAFVREQSGQVPHWIGHSLGGITLAAALGGQYIGEPVVASAAFFGTQVSRTYWPLKIPPVEWSGRFILKRFAQLSGSRLKRGPEDEPIGLALESMRWYGLFGRFGDTDKDWWAGLAEVELPVLAVSAAGDHQDPTWACRKLFDQLGSEHKQFINLGREQGFTDNFGHVEMLISKAAQAEVWPLVARWLADQQTPLLGEKPDLATAV
- the ppsR gene encoding posphoenolpyruvate synthetase regulatory kinase/phosphorylase PpsR, translating into MKRSAFFISDGTGITAETLGQSLLAQFENITFSKFTRPYIDNVDKARAMVQQINKAAETDGFRPIIFDTIVNQDIREILATSNGFMIDIFSTFLAPLEQELTEHSSYTVGKSHSIGSNTNYMERIEAVNFALDNDDGARTHYYDKADLILVGVSRCGKTPTCLYMAMQFGIRAANYPLTEDDMERLTLPAALRAHQHKLFGLTIDPDRLTAIRNERKPNSRYSSYAQCEFEVREVENLFRRENIPHINSTHFSVEEISAKILVEKGVERRFK
- the ppsA gene encoding phosphoenolpyruvate synthase — protein: MVEYVVSLDKLGVHDVEHVGGKNASLGEMISNLAGAGVSVPGGFATTAQAYRDFLELSGLNDQIHAALDALDVDDVNALAKTGAQIRKWIMEAEFPEKLNAEIRTAFATLSAGNPDMAVAVRSSATAEDLPDASFAGQQETFLNIRGVENVIRAAKEVFASLFNDRAISYRVHQGFDHKLVALSAGVQRMVRSETGTAGVMFTLDTESGFRDVVFITGAYGLGETVVQGAVNPDEFYVHKQTLEAGRPAILRRNLGSKAIKMIYGEVATAGKSVKTIDVDKADRARFCLTDAEVSELAKQAMIIEKHYKCPMDIEWAKDGDDGKLYIVQARPETVKSRTQANVMERYLLKETGTVLVEGRAIGQRIGAGKVRIIKDVSEMDKVQPGDVLVSDMTDPDWEPVMKRASAIVTNRGGRTCHAAIIARELGIPAVVGCGNATQLLKDGQGVTVSCAEGDTGYIFEGELGFDIKKNSVDAMPDLPFKIMMNVGNPDRAFDFAQLPNAGVGLARLEFIINRMIGVHPKALLNYDGLPQDIKDSVDKRIAGYDDPVGFYVDKLVEGISTLAAAFTPKKVIVRLSDFKSNEYANLIGGKLYEPEEENPMLGFRGASRYISEAFRDCFELECRALKRVRNEMGLTNVEIMVPFVRTLGEASQVIDLLAENGLARGENGLRIIMMCELPSNAILAEEFLEFFDGFSIGSNDLTQLTLGLDRDSGIIAHLFDERNPAVKKLLANAIQACNKAGKYIGICGQGPSDHPDLAKWLMEQGIESVSLNPDSVLETWFFLAEGQAQA
- the rraA gene encoding ribonuclease E activity regulator RraA, whose amino-acid sequence is MNHYVTPDLCDAYPELVQVLEPMFSNFGGRDSFGGEIVTIKCFEDNSRVKEQVELKGDGKVLVVDGGGSLRHALLGDMLAEKASKNGWAGLVIYGCIRDVDILAQTDLGVQALASHPKKSDRRGLGDINVPVTFAGVTFHPGHYIYADNNGVIISPSPLKMPE